Proteins encoded in a region of the Vitis riparia cultivar Riparia Gloire de Montpellier isolate 1030 chromosome 7, EGFV_Vit.rip_1.0, whole genome shotgun sequence genome:
- the LOC117917294 gene encoding U3 small nucleolar RNA-associated protein 18 homolog, with the protein MSLISQNILRKNRVNKTKREDVDVPSPLEGNENEDRKELVPDILRTKKRKKEHKEEDKQLEVEEEREMKKLENFLFGSLYDPVEFGKVGEEEVQTKAEKDSTLFFTDRSANSALSFYEEDAEFPEESSGEEDTKQRKPVWVDEEEEKTNINISKVNRLRKLRKEEDESLISGSVYVSRLRAQHAKLNPGTEWAQLDSWSRTYSSDYGESSDEENGAVIAPGHKDVEAVDDILRTNEDLVVKSSTKLLPGLLEYSRLVDANAEDPSNGPINSVQFHCNAQLLLTAGLDRRVRFFQIDGRRNTKIQSIFLEDCPIRKASFLPDGSQVIIAGRRKFFYSFDLVKAKVDKIGPLIGREEKSLEAFEVSPDSGTIAFVGNEGYILLVSSKTKELIGTLKMNGTVRSLAFADDGRQLLSSGGDGHIYHWDLRTRTCFHKGTDEGCINGTALCASPSGALFAAGSASGIVNVYNKEEFLGGKRKPMKTIENVTTKVDFMKFNNDAQILAISSSMKKNSLKLIHIPSYTVFSNWPPPNRTLHYPRCLDFSPGGGFMAVGSAAGKVLLYKLHHYQHA; encoded by the coding sequence ATgagtttaatttctcaaaatattctCCGTAAAAACCGAGTCAATAAGACTAAAAGGGAGGATGTTGATGTGCCTTCACCTttggaaggaaatgaaaatgaagatagAAAGGAATTGGTTCCAGATATTTTAAGGActaagaagaggaagaaagaacACAAAGAAGAGGATAAGCAACTGGAAGTTGAGGAGGAAAGAGAAATGAAGAAGCTGGAGAACTTTTTGTTTGGATCTCTCTATGACCCAGTTGAATTTGGGAAGGTAGGTGAGGAAGAAGTACAAACCAAGGCAGAGAAAGATTCTACTTTGTTCTTCACTGATCGATCGGCTAATAGTGCTCTATCTTTTTATGAGGAGGATGCAGAATTCCCAGAGGAAAGTAGTGGTGAAGAGGACACCAAGCAAAGGAAACCCGTCTGGGTGGATGAAGAAGAGGAGAAAAccaatataaatatttctaaagTTAACAGATTGAGGAAGCTGAGGAAGGAAGAGGATGAGAGTTTAATTTCTGGTTCGGTTTATGTCTCACGATTGAGAGCTCAGCATGCTAAGCTGAATCCAGGAACAGAGTGGGCCCAACTTGATTCATGGTCAAGGACTTACAGCTCTGATTATGGTGAATCATCAGATGAAGAAAATGGGGCAGTGATTGCTCCAGGTCATAAGGATGTTGAAGCCGTTGATGATATCCTTCGGACAAATGAAGACCTGGTTGTGAAAAGCAGTACGAAATTGTTGCCTGGACTTCTGGAATATTCAAGACTGGTAGATGCAAATGCAGAGGATCCTTCCAATGGTCCTATTAATTCGGTTCAATTCCATTGTAATGCTCAGTTGCTGCTTACTGCTGGACTAGACCGAAGGGTCAgattttttcaaattgatgGCAGAAGGAACACCAAAATTCAAAGTATCTTCCTTGAAGATTGCCCTATTCGGAAAGCATCTTTCTTGCCCGATGGGTCTCAGGTTATCATAGCGGGGAGAAGAAAGTTCTTTTACAGCTTTGATTTAGTGAAAGCCAAAGTTGATAAAATAGGACCCTTGATTGGTAGGGAGGAGAAAAGCTTGGAAGCTTTTGAGGTTTCCCCTGATTCTGGTACCATTGCCTTTGTGGGCAATGAAGGTTACATCTTGTTGGTTTCATCAAAAACAAAGGAACTGATTGGAACCCTTAAGATGAATGGAACTGTTCGTTCATTAGCTTTTGCTGATGATGGGCGGCAATTATTAAGCTCGGGTGGAGACGGACATATTTACCACTGGGACTTGAGAACAAGGACTTGCTTCCATAAAGGTACAGATGAAGGCTGCATAAATGGTACAGCTCTCTGTGCTTCCCCAAGTGGAGCTTTGTTTGCTGCAGGTTCAGCCAGTGGGATTGTGAATGTTTACAATAAAGAAGAGTTTTTAGGCGGCAAGAGGAAACCAATGAAAACCATAGAGAACGTAACCACCAAAGtggattttatgaaatttaacaATGATGCTCAGATATTGGCTATCAGTTCCAGCATGAAGAAGAACAGTTTAAAGCTGATACACATTCCATCATATACTGTATTCTCGAATTGGCCTCCCCCGAATAGGACTCTGCATTATCCACGTTGTTTGGATTTTAGCCCTGGTGGAGGTTTCATGGCAGTGGGAAGTGCCGCTGGAAAAGTGTTGCTCTACAAGTTGCATCATTACCAGCATGCATAG